A window of Bradyrhizobium sp. AZCC 1610 contains these coding sequences:
- a CDS encoding DUF4212 domain-containing protein: protein MPDTQDLKQREEAHWAKTSRLMFTHLGVWFFFGFVIHMFVKPLNTIVIPVLGFPLGFYMAAQGSLIVFVVMLYLFAKQQDKIDREFGFAEED from the coding sequence ATGCCTGACACCCAAGACCTGAAACAGAGAGAAGAAGCCCACTGGGCGAAGACCTCGCGCCTGATGTTCACGCATCTTGGCGTGTGGTTCTTTTTTGGCTTCGTCATCCACATGTTCGTGAAGCCGCTCAACACTATCGTCATTCCCGTCCTCGGCTTCCCGCTCGGCTTCTACATGGCCGCGCAGGGCTCGCTGATCGTGTTTGTGGTCATGCTGTACCTGTTCGCGAAGCAGCAAGACAAGATTGACCGCGAATTCGGCTTCGCCGAGGAAGATTAA
- a CDS encoding sodium:solute symporter family protein produces MATKTSGGSTDFLNNLGKVYGIYTGGFLAFVILLAVLEQVGVPNKILGYLFVFFTLAVYAIIGVLSRTAQVSEYYVAGRSVPALYNGMATGADWMSAASFVGMAGTLFLLGYDGLAWVLGWTGGFVLVSILIGPYLRKFGAYTVPDFLAFRYGGNFARGLGVIVLVACSFTYVTAQIYGTGLIASRFLGMQFELAVFAGLVGILVCSMLGGMRAVTWTQVAQYIVLIIAYLTPIVILSTKNYGFPIPELTYGQAIADITAREQQMLATGLATAANLKPHISPFFNYTPLNFFAIIMCMMVGTASLPHILMRYFTTPSVREARQSVAWSLLFIFLLYFSAPAYAAFSKLEVYTNIIGRDLTAIRPWLFNWGELGLIQICGKNAGSIDAIVAACKAIAGHPGVVRLQDFVINTDVIVLSTPEIAGLPYVISGLVAAGGLAAALSTADGLLLAIANALSHDVYYKMIDPNAPTVRRLMIARVLLLIVAVVAAATAATKPGDILAMVGWAFSLAMAGNFPALVMGVWWKRATATGAVCGIIAGFGLCLFYLVTTRYFPGAGVKYFGMTSLTNALTGAPLVDIAKTMALPNAMESFPTLAHPLANKVGWFDLTNIACGLLGAPLGFAVIYVVSKLGKEPSAEMQAYVDDIRKPRGRTVLEEKTT; encoded by the coding sequence ATGGCTACAAAAACATCAGGCGGCAGTACCGATTTTCTCAATAACCTCGGAAAAGTCTACGGCATCTACACCGGAGGCTTTCTCGCCTTCGTCATTTTGCTCGCGGTACTCGAGCAGGTCGGGGTCCCGAACAAGATCCTCGGCTATCTGTTCGTGTTCTTCACACTCGCCGTCTACGCCATCATCGGTGTTCTCTCGCGAACCGCACAGGTTTCCGAGTACTACGTCGCCGGCCGTAGCGTGCCCGCACTCTACAACGGCATGGCTACCGGCGCCGACTGGATGTCCGCGGCATCCTTCGTTGGCATGGCCGGCACATTGTTCCTGCTCGGCTATGACGGCCTGGCGTGGGTGCTCGGCTGGACCGGCGGCTTCGTGCTGGTTTCGATCCTGATCGGACCTTACCTGCGCAAGTTCGGCGCCTATACGGTGCCCGACTTCCTGGCGTTCCGTTACGGCGGCAATTTCGCCCGCGGTCTCGGCGTGATCGTGCTGGTCGCCTGCTCCTTCACCTATGTGACGGCGCAGATTTACGGCACCGGTCTGATCGCCTCGCGATTCCTCGGGATGCAGTTCGAACTGGCTGTCTTTGCCGGACTTGTCGGCATTCTGGTCTGCTCGATGCTGGGTGGCATGCGGGCGGTGACCTGGACCCAGGTGGCCCAGTACATCGTGCTGATCATCGCCTACCTGACGCCGATCGTGATCCTGTCCACCAAGAATTACGGCTTCCCGATTCCGGAACTCACCTACGGACAGGCCATCGCCGATATCACCGCGCGCGAGCAGCAGATGCTGGCGACCGGTCTTGCGACAGCGGCAAACCTGAAGCCGCACATCTCGCCGTTCTTCAACTACACCCCGCTGAACTTCTTCGCCATCATCATGTGCATGATGGTCGGTACGGCTTCGTTGCCGCACATCCTGATGCGCTACTTCACCACCCCGTCGGTGCGTGAGGCACGCCAGTCGGTCGCCTGGTCGTTGCTGTTCATCTTCCTGCTGTACTTCTCGGCGCCGGCTTACGCGGCATTCTCGAAGCTGGAAGTGTACACCAACATCATCGGGCGGGATCTGACAGCCATTCGCCCGTGGTTGTTCAACTGGGGTGAACTCGGGCTGATCCAGATCTGCGGCAAGAATGCAGGCAGCATCGACGCCATCGTGGCAGCCTGTAAGGCGATTGCCGGTCATCCCGGGGTCGTAAGACTGCAGGACTTCGTGATCAACACGGACGTGATCGTGCTCTCCACCCCGGAGATCGCGGGACTTCCCTATGTGATCTCGGGCCTGGTCGCCGCCGGCGGCCTGGCAGCAGCGTTGTCCACCGCTGACGGGCTTCTGCTCGCCATCGCCAACGCCCTATCACACGACGTCTACTACAAGATGATCGATCCCAACGCGCCAACCGTACGCCGGCTGATGATCGCCCGCGTGCTGTTGCTGATCGTCGCCGTGGTCGCGGCGGCGACGGCGGCCACCAAGCCCGGGGACATCCTGGCCATGGTCGGCTGGGCATTCTCACTGGCGATGGCGGGCAACTTCCCGGCACTCGTGATGGGCGTCTGGTGGAAGCGTGCGACGGCGACAGGTGCGGTCTGCGGCATCATTGCCGGCTTCGGATTGTGCCTGTTCTATCTCGTGACGACGAGGTATTTCCCGGGCGCGGGCGTGAAGTATTTCGGCATGACATCGCTGACCAACGCGCTGACGGGAGCGCCGCTGGTCGACATCGCCAAAACCATGGCGTTGCCCAACGCCATGGAATCCTTCCCGACGCTTGCCCATCCGTTGGCCAACAAGGTCGGCTGGTTCGACCTGACCAACATCGCCTGCGGCTTGTTGGGAGCGCCGCTCGGCTTTGCTGTCATCTACGTCGTCAGCAAGCTCGGCAAGGAGCCGTCGGCGGAGATGCAGGCCTATGTCGACGACATCCGCAAGCCGCGAGGCCGGACGGTGCTCGAGGAAAAGACCACCTAG
- a CDS encoding MFS transporter yields MTKDERFVIFASSLGTVFEWYDFYLYGSLAGIIGAQFFSEYPPATRDIFALLAFAAGFLVRPFGAIVFGRVGDIVGRKYTFLVTILIMGLSTFIVGLLPNAATIGIAAPIILIGLRLLQGLALGGEYGGAATYVAEHSPHGKRGYYTSFIQTTATLGLFLSLLVILFTRTALGEPAFAAWGWRIPFLLSVVLLGVSVVIRLKLNESPVFQKMKDEGKGSKAPLTEAFANWSNAKIVILALIGGVMGQGVVWYTGQFYALFFLQSILKVDGYTANLLIAWSLLFGTGFFIVFGALSDKIGRKPIILAGCLIAALTFFPIFKMITSNANPALEKAIESVKVEVVADPKGCGDLFNPVGTRVFSAPCDTARAYLSQQSVKYSTTYGAAGSGVKVVVNGKDVGYTDAKTSNSQVLAAVQAAGYPKAGDAQIVKMSNPIDIFRPQVAAIIGLLFVLVLFVTMVYGPIAAMLVELFPTRIRYTSMSLPYHIGNGWFGGLLPATSFAIVASTGDIYAGLWYPIIFAAITAVVGFFFLPETKDVDITK; encoded by the coding sequence ATGACGAAGGACGAACGTTTCGTCATCTTCGCGTCGTCGCTTGGCACCGTCTTCGAATGGTACGACTTCTACCTTTACGGATCGCTTGCCGGCATCATCGGCGCACAGTTCTTCTCGGAATATCCGCCAGCGACGCGTGACATCTTCGCACTGCTCGCCTTCGCCGCCGGCTTCCTGGTGCGCCCGTTCGGTGCCATTGTATTCGGACGTGTAGGTGACATCGTCGGACGCAAATACACCTTCCTCGTCACCATCCTGATCATGGGCCTGTCGACCTTCATCGTCGGCCTGTTGCCCAACGCCGCCACCATCGGCATCGCGGCGCCGATCATCCTGATCGGGCTGCGCCTGCTGCAGGGTCTCGCGCTCGGCGGCGAATACGGCGGCGCGGCGACCTACGTGGCCGAGCATTCACCGCACGGCAAACGCGGGTACTACACCTCGTTCATCCAGACCACGGCAACGCTTGGCCTCTTCCTCTCGCTGCTGGTGATCCTGTTCACCCGTACGGCGCTCGGCGAGCCTGCGTTCGCGGCCTGGGGCTGGCGCATCCCGTTCCTGCTGTCCGTAGTTCTTCTCGGCGTCTCGGTCGTGATCCGCCTGAAGTTGAACGAATCGCCGGTATTCCAGAAGATGAAGGACGAGGGCAAGGGTTCGAAAGCGCCGCTGACCGAAGCCTTCGCCAACTGGAGCAATGCCAAGATCGTCATCCTGGCGCTGATCGGCGGCGTGATGGGTCAGGGCGTGGTCTGGTACACTGGCCAGTTCTACGCGCTGTTCTTCCTGCAATCGATCCTGAAGGTCGACGGCTACACCGCCAACCTGCTGATCGCCTGGTCGCTGTTGTTCGGCACCGGCTTCTTCATCGTGTTCGGCGCGCTGTCCGACAAGATCGGCCGCAAGCCGATCATCCTGGCGGGCTGCCTGATCGCGGCACTGACCTTCTTCCCGATCTTCAAGATGATCACGAGCAACGCCAACCCGGCGCTGGAGAAGGCCATCGAGTCGGTCAAGGTCGAGGTGGTCGCCGATCCAAAAGGCTGCGGCGATCTGTTCAACCCGGTCGGTACCCGCGTGTTCTCCGCACCATGCGACACTGCCCGCGCCTACCTGTCGCAGCAGTCGGTCAAATACTCGACCACCTACGGCGCAGCAGGTTCCGGCGTGAAGGTCGTCGTCAACGGCAAGGACGTTGGTTACACCGACGCCAAGACCTCCAACTCGCAGGTGCTGGCAGCGGTTCAGGCGGCTGGCTACCCGAAGGCTGGCGACGCCCAGATCGTGAAGATGTCGAATCCGATCGATATCTTCAGGCCGCAAGTCGCGGCGATCATCGGACTTCTGTTCGTGCTGGTGCTCTTCGTCACGATGGTTTACGGACCGATCGCGGCGATGCTGGTCGAGCTCTTCCCGACCAGGATCCGCTACACCTCGATGTCGCTGCCCTATCACATCGGCAACGGCTGGTTCGGCGGATTGCTGCCCGCGACCTCGTTCGCGATCGTGGCCTCGACCGGCGATATCTACGCAGGCCTTTGGTACCCGATCATCTTCGCGGCGATCACCGCGGTGGTAGGCTTCTTCTTCCTGCCCGAGACCAAGGACGTCGACATCACAAAGTAA
- a CDS encoding secondary thiamine-phosphate synthase enzyme YjbQ, with amino-acid sequence MTSPKSVSRTASSSVSATTITSSLLTVQTSGTGFTDLTAEVTKFVRDAHAREGAVTLFIRHTSASLTIQENADPAVLVDLTTALNRLAPENAGWRHDTEGPDDMPAHIKTMLTATSLHIPVLQGALALGTWQAIYLVEHRARPHRREIVLQFAGAAG; translated from the coding sequence GTGACATCGCCAAAATCCGTTTCCCGAACCGCTTCCTCGTCCGTCAGTGCCACCACCATCACATCCTCGCTGCTGACCGTGCAAACCTCGGGCACGGGCTTTACCGATCTCACCGCCGAGGTCACGAAATTCGTGCGCGACGCACATGCGCGCGAAGGCGCGGTGACGCTGTTCATTCGTCACACCTCGGCGTCGCTGACGATCCAGGAAAATGCCGATCCGGCCGTGCTCGTCGATTTGACGACGGCGCTGAACCGGCTCGCGCCCGAGAACGCCGGATGGCGCCATGACACCGAGGGGCCGGACGACATGCCGGCGCATATCAAGACCATGCTGACCGCGACCTCGCTGCACATCCCGGTGCTGCAGGGCGCGCTCGCGCTGGGCACATGGCAGGCGATCTATCTGGTCGAGCACCGCGCGCGGCCGCACCGGCGCGAGATCGTGCTGCAGTTCGCAGGCGCCGCCGGCTGA
- a CDS encoding 2-hydroxychromene-2-carboxylate isomerase — protein MPRQVDYYFSLQSPWAYIGHQSFRRLVSTYDLKVNHRPVVLVDLFSETGGLPLMRRHPVRQRYRMVELQRWRDKRGLKFHLQPANWPFNARLADGVVIAALEAGHDPDRYLRRAFAAVWEDQLNLADPVTIAKLADESGLPGKQLVARSGAEEISAAYEQNRQDALAADVFGSPVYVLEGEVFWGQDRLELLEDALKSGRAPYSSRV, from the coding sequence ATGCCGCGTCAGGTCGATTACTATTTCTCGCTCCAATCACCATGGGCCTATATCGGGCATCAGTCCTTTCGGCGTCTGGTAAGTACTTATGATCTCAAGGTAAATCACAGGCCGGTGGTGCTGGTCGATCTGTTTTCGGAGACCGGCGGCCTGCCCTTGATGAGGCGCCACCCGGTACGGCAGCGCTACCGGATGGTCGAACTGCAGCGCTGGCGCGACAAGCGCGGACTGAAATTTCATCTGCAGCCGGCGAACTGGCCATTCAACGCACGCCTCGCCGATGGCGTCGTGATCGCGGCGCTCGAGGCCGGCCACGATCCCGACCGCTATTTGCGCCGGGCCTTTGCCGCCGTTTGGGAAGATCAGCTTAATCTCGCCGATCCCGTAACGATCGCGAAACTCGCCGACGAATCAGGGCTGCCCGGCAAGCAATTGGTGGCGCGCTCCGGCGCGGAGGAAATCAGCGCGGCGTATGAGCAGAACCGGCAGGACGCGCTGGCAGCCGACGTGTTCGGCTCGCCAGTCTATGTGCTGGAGGGCGAAGTGTTCTGGGGACAGGACCGCCTCGAATTGCTGGAAGACGCGTTGAAGTCCGGCCGAGCGCCCTATAGCTCTAGAGTCTAG
- a CDS encoding AtpZ/AtpI family protein — translation MAEDKNDNASGNHDQPSSDEAALSARLGSLDQRLSEIRDSRKPKTDQPGTESGDRAARASAMALGFRLSSELVAGVVVGAAIGWGFDRLLSTSPFGFIVFLLLGFVAGVVNVVRTAGAGPGRR, via the coding sequence ATGGCCGAAGACAAGAACGACAACGCAAGTGGAAATCACGATCAGCCGTCTTCCGACGAAGCTGCGCTTTCCGCAAGGCTCGGAAGTCTGGATCAACGGTTGTCCGAAATTCGTGACAGCCGGAAACCCAAGACTGATCAACCCGGAACTGAAAGCGGAGACAGGGCTGCCAGAGCATCTGCGATGGCGCTGGGTTTCCGGCTTTCCTCGGAATTGGTCGCGGGCGTTGTTGTCGGAGCGGCGATTGGCTGGGGGTTCGACCGTTTGTTGTCGACATCGCCGTTCGGTTTCATCGTGTTTCTTCTGCTCGGCTTCGTCGCCGGCGTGGTCAACGTGGTGAGAACTGCAGGCGCAGGTCCAGGCAGGCGCTGA
- a CDS encoding F0F1 ATP synthase subunit A, with translation MKIDPIHQFNIEPLFTIGHIGNHTIAFTNSSLYMFLSVAVISLLMIGGMAGRQLVPGRLQSIAEISYEFVATTIRSTAGAEGMKFFPLIFSLFMFICISNLIGIIPYTFTVSSHIIVTAALALLVFFTVLIYGIYKNGFKFFKIFVPSGVPIYILPLVMFIEILSFFLRPVSHSVRLFANMLAGHIALKVFAGFVAMLGVSLGALGWVGGMLPLALTVALTALELLVAFLQAYVFAILTCIYLNDAIHPGH, from the coding sequence ATGAAAATCGACCCGATCCACCAGTTCAATATCGAACCCCTCTTCACGATCGGCCATATCGGCAACCACACGATCGCCTTCACCAACTCGTCGCTCTACATGTTCCTCTCGGTAGCGGTGATCTCGCTATTGATGATCGGCGGCATGGCGGGACGGCAACTGGTTCCCGGGCGGCTGCAATCGATCGCGGAAATCTCTTACGAGTTCGTCGCCACCACGATCCGCAGCACCGCCGGCGCGGAAGGCATGAAGTTCTTCCCGCTGATCTTCTCGCTGTTCATGTTCATCTGCATCTCGAACCTGATCGGCATCATCCCCTACACGTTCACGGTTTCGAGCCACATCATCGTCACCGCGGCGCTGGCCTTGCTGGTTTTCTTCACCGTCCTGATCTACGGGATCTACAAGAACGGCTTCAAGTTCTTCAAGATTTTCGTGCCCTCCGGCGTGCCGATCTACATCCTGCCGCTGGTCATGTTCATCGAGATCCTGTCGTTCTTCCTGCGGCCGGTCTCGCACAGCGTACGTCTGTTCGCCAACATGCTGGCCGGTCACATCGCGCTGAAGGTGTTCGCGGGCTTCGTCGCCATGCTCGGCGTCTCGCTCGGCGCGCTCGGCTGGGTCGGCGGCATGCTGCCGCTGGCGCTCACCGTCGCGCTGACCGCGCTCGAACTCTTGGTCGCATTCCTGCAGGCCTACGTGTTCGCGATCCTCACCTGCATCTACCTCAACGACGCCATTCATCCGGGACACTAA
- a CDS encoding F0F1 ATP synthase subunit C → MEPAAAKLIGAGIACIGMGGAGVGVGIIFGNYLAAAVRNPSAAQGQFGNLIFGFAVTEALGIFSLLIALLLLFVPL, encoded by the coding sequence ATGGAACCGGCAGCAGCTAAACTTATCGGCGCGGGCATCGCATGCATCGGCATGGGCGGCGCGGGCGTCGGCGTGGGCATCATCTTCGGCAACTACCTCGCCGCGGCCGTGCGCAATCCTTCGGCAGCCCAGGGCCAGTTCGGCAACCTGATCTTCGGCTTCGCCGTGACCGAAGCGCTCGGCATCTTCTCGCTGCTGATCGCGCTGCTGCTGCTGTTCGTTCCGCTCTGA
- a CDS encoding F0F1 ATP synthase subunit B family protein: protein MAEKSHGTGAHTGADGGHGGGFPPFESSTFASQLVSLVIAFVALYVIVSRFALPRVESVIDARQNAIEGDLAQAQKLKDESDAALKAYETELASARSRAQAIGNETREKLNAASEAERKKLEDQLTARLAAAEKQIAATRETAMKNVRGIAADAAGAIVQRLTGVLPDGKTINRAVDATLKG from the coding sequence GTGGCTGAAAAGAGTCATGGTACCGGCGCCCACACCGGAGCAGATGGCGGACACGGCGGAGGATTTCCTCCGTTCGAGTCGAGCACGTTTGCTTCGCAGCTGGTATCGCTCGTCATAGCATTCGTCGCGCTCTATGTGATCGTGTCCCGCTTTGCGCTGCCGCGCGTCGAAAGCGTGATCGACGCACGTCAGAACGCGATCGAGGGCGATCTGGCGCAAGCACAGAAGCTGAAGGATGAGTCCGACGCTGCGCTGAAGGCGTATGAGACGGAACTCGCTTCGGCGCGTTCCCGCGCGCAGGCCATCGGCAACGAGACCCGCGAGAAGCTGAACGCGGCCTCGGAAGCCGAGCGCAAGAAGCTGGAAGACCAGCTGACCGCCAGGCTTGCCGCCGCCGAGAAGCAGATCGCGGCGACCCGCGAGACCGCGATGAAAAATGTCCGCGGCATCGCCGCGGATGCAGCCGGCGCGATCGTGCAGCGGCTCACCGGCGTGCTGCCCGACGGGAAAACCATCAACCGCGCCGTCGATGCTACGTTGAAGGGATAG
- a CDS encoding F0F1 ATP synthase subunit B family protein, whose translation MFTQPETWVAIAFVILMVLFAYLGIHKTVLTALDHRAQRIKAELDDARRLKEEAAKLLGEYQTRRASAEREAEEIIGNAKAEAERIATEAKAKMEDFVARRTKTAEGKIALAEAQALADVRAAAANAAVEAASTILSQSVKGSVADDLLAKGIAEVRAKLN comes from the coding sequence ATGTTCACCCAACCGGAAACCTGGGTCGCGATCGCCTTCGTCATCCTGATGGTGCTGTTTGCCTATCTCGGCATCCACAAGACGGTACTGACGGCACTCGATCATCGCGCCCAGCGCATCAAGGCCGAACTTGACGACGCCCGCCGTCTCAAGGAGGAGGCCGCCAAGCTGCTCGGCGAGTACCAGACCCGCCGCGCCAGCGCGGAGCGCGAAGCCGAGGAGATCATCGGCAACGCCAAGGCCGAAGCCGAGCGCATCGCGACCGAGGCCAAGGCCAAGATGGAAGACTTCGTCGCCCGCCGCACCAAGACCGCCGAGGGCAAAATTGCGCTTGCCGAGGCCCAGGCACTGGCCGACGTCCGTGCCGCCGCCGCCAACGCCGCGGTCGAAGCCGCCTCGACCATCCTGTCGCAGTCGGTCAAGGGCTCGGTCGCCGACGACCTGCTCGCCAAGGGCATTGCCGAGGTTCGCGCCAAGCTGAACTGA
- a CDS encoding GNAT family N-acetyltransferase: MALFRLPTSGPAALVPRGHGLLLRAPQMSDFLQWAQLREQSRAYLTPWEPIWPSDDLTRAGFRRRLRRYAEDIAADRSYPFIIFRESDGAMIGGITLANVRRGIVQAGTIGYWVGEPHAHRGYMTAALRVLLPTLFGELNLHRIEAACIPSNAPSIRVLEKCGFTREGLARRYLCINGVWQDHLLFGLLHEDFRG, from the coding sequence ATGGCCCTGTTTCGTTTGCCAACCAGCGGACCGGCCGCGCTCGTGCCGCGCGGCCACGGCCTCCTGCTGCGCGCGCCGCAAATGTCGGATTTCCTGCAATGGGCGCAGTTGCGCGAACAGAGCCGGGCCTACCTCACGCCGTGGGAACCGATCTGGCCGTCGGACGATCTGACCCGCGCCGGCTTTCGCCGCCGGCTGCGCCGCTACGCCGAAGATATCGCCGCCGACCGCTCCTATCCGTTCATCATCTTCCGCGAGTCTGATGGCGCCATGATCGGCGGTATCACGCTCGCCAATGTCCGCCGCGGCATCGTGCAGGCCGGCACCATCGGTTATTGGGTCGGCGAGCCCCATGCCCATCGCGGCTACATGACCGCGGCGCTCCGGGTGCTGCTGCCGACGCTGTTCGGCGAGCTCAACCTGCACCGCATCGAGGCCGCCTGCATTCCCTCCAATGCACCGTCGATCCGGGTGCTGGAGAAATGCGGCTTCACCCGCGAGGGACTGGCGCGGCGCTATCTCTGCATCAACGGCGTCTGGCAGGACCATTTGCTGTTCGGCCTGCTGCATGAGGATTTCCGCGGCTGA
- a CDS encoding M16 family metallopeptidase, translating to MSVDVTKLPSGLTVVTDTMPHLETAALGVWAGVGGRDEKPNEHGISHLLEHMAFKGTTRRSSREIVEEIEAVGGDLNAGTSTETTAYYARVMKADVPLALDVLSDILANPSFVPDELEREKSVIVQEIGAAQDTPDDVVFEHLNELCFPDQPMGRSLLGTAKTLKNFDRDMLRGYLSTHYRGPDMVVAAAGAVDHKRVVEEAAQKFATFDATSAPKPVPAMFGKGGSRVVHRDLEQAHLTLALEGVPQTDLSLFSLQVFTNTLGGGMSSRLFQEVREKRGLCYSIYTFHAPYSDTGFFGLYTGTDPGDAPEMMEVIVDVINDAVETLTEAEIARAKAQMKAGLLMALESCSSRAEQLARHMLAYGRPQTVEELVARIDAVSVESTRNAAHALLTRSRPAVVALGSGRGLDTAVSFAEGLTRSKAKTLLH from the coding sequence ATGAGCGTTGACGTAACCAAGCTGCCATCCGGCCTGACCGTCGTCACCGACACCATGCCGCATCTGGAAACCGCAGCGCTCGGTGTCTGGGCCGGCGTCGGCGGCCGTGACGAGAAGCCGAACGAGCACGGCATCTCGCATCTTCTGGAACACATGGCCTTCAAGGGCACGACGCGGCGCTCCTCGCGCGAGATCGTCGAGGAAATCGAGGCGGTCGGCGGCGATCTCAATGCCGGAACCTCCACCGAGACGACGGCCTATTATGCGCGGGTGATGAAGGCCGACGTGCCGCTGGCGCTCGACGTGCTCTCCGACATTCTGGCCAATCCGTCCTTCGTGCCGGACGAGCTGGAGCGCGAGAAGAGCGTCATCGTGCAGGAAATCGGCGCGGCGCAGGATACGCCCGACGATGTCGTGTTCGAGCACCTCAACGAACTCTGTTTTCCGGACCAGCCGATGGGCCGTTCGCTCCTGGGCACCGCGAAAACCCTGAAGAATTTTGATCGCGACATGCTGCGCGGCTATCTCTCGACGCACTACCGCGGGCCCGACATGGTGGTCGCGGCCGCAGGCGCGGTCGACCACAAGCGTGTGGTGGAAGAAGCGGCGCAAAAATTTGCCACCTTCGACGCCACGTCCGCGCCGAAGCCGGTGCCTGCGATGTTCGGCAAGGGCGGCTCGCGGGTGGTGCATCGCGACCTCGAACAGGCGCATCTGACGCTGGCGCTCGAAGGGGTGCCGCAGACGGATCTATCGCTGTTTTCGCTGCAGGTCTTCACCAACACGCTGGGTGGCGGAATGTCGTCGCGGCTGTTCCAGGAAGTGCGCGAGAAGCGCGGCCTTTGCTACTCGATCTACACCTTCCACGCGCCCTATTCCGATACCGGCTTTTTCGGCCTCTATACCGGTACCGATCCCGGTGACGCGCCGGAGATGATGGAAGTGATCGTCGACGTCATCAACGATGCCGTCGAAACCCTGACCGAAGCCGAGATCGCCCGCGCCAAGGCGCAAATGAAGGCGGGGCTGCTGATGGCGCTGGAAAGCTGCTCCTCGCGGGCCGAACAGCTGGCGCGGCATATGCTGGCCTATGGACGGCCGCAGACGGTGGAAGAGCTGGTCGCGCGGATCGACGCGGTCAGCGTCGAATCGACCCGCAACGCCGCGCACGCGCTGCTGACCCGCAGCCGGCCGGCCGTCGTGGCGCTTGGCAGCGGCAGGGGTCTGGACACGGCGGTGTCTTTTGCGGAAGGATTGACCAGGTCGAAGGCGAAGACGCTGCTACATTAG